One window of Dermacentor andersoni chromosome 7, qqDerAnde1_hic_scaffold, whole genome shotgun sequence genomic DNA carries:
- the LOC126533821 gene encoding uncharacterized protein: MASRFIALVFLLLSFLAVAFSVEPECPLLKCSAGNKVACFIDEERCHCRCVSDSDPCASLINHPCPEAYTLSCTSEAITCKCRCVLK; the protein is encoded by the exons ATGGCAAGCAGGTTCATAGCCCTCGTGTTTTTGCTGCTCTCATTCCTGGCCGTTGCCTTCTCTG tcgAACCTGAGTGCCCACTACTGAAATGTAGTGCTGGTAATAAAGTGGCCTGTTTCATCGATGAAGAGCGTTGTCACTGTCGATGTG TCTCTGACAGCGACCCCTGTGCGTCCTTGATCAACCACCCCTGCCCTGAGGCTTATACGCTCAGCTGTACAAGCGAGGCCATCACCTGCAAGTGCCGATGCG TTCTGAAATGA